Genomic window (Cryptomeria japonica unplaced genomic scaffold, Sugi_1.0 HiC_scaffold_77, whole genome shotgun sequence):
GCATAAGTCAAGGATGGAAcaaaaaaggcaaaaagaaaaaagaaatcaaaCTAAATATGGAAGGTGAAAAGAAGCAACGAGGGTACTGCTTGAGAGAGCTATAATTAAAgacaaaaattggtcatgaaagaGTCAAATGCTCTTATGAGCCTCCATAATATGAAGTCTAAATATTTTTTCGTGGTTTGTTATTTTGGTAGTTTTGCGGTTGTGTCGGCGCAGTAACTTGTTTGTTATTGAACTTCTTTATTCTAGTATTCTAACTTTGGTTGTGGGACCCTCTTCCCACCTTAtccaatcaaaaacaaattttatctacactttttatattacaaatcaatgtcagatttcgttaataaacattaaaatataatcaaGTTATAGTACGATGTTGTATTGGACTATGTTGGTCGTGaagaattatttttttatcaaatgtaTGATTATGTGTGCATTTTATTTCAACCTatattggaaatttatttattttctttgagtGTGTAGGAAATTTTCATAGCTAATAGAAATTGGAGTTTCCTAAGAAAATCCTATTCATTTTAAATTCTTagtgaagccttgaccttagttaatgatagggactaaggtctttgattttagcaattgttgtaatgtgatgtatttttttttttaaatatatttttgttttgtttttatatatGAGTAAGTTAGTATCTGCGCCCAGTGGCATCCTTATAGAAAAAATAGGTGTTATGTTGAgcatttttttgaatgattttaaaGTGTCGGTTTCATCTATTTTTGAGTGTATTTAGGCCCATAAAGAAACACTTATGAGTTGGGTACCTTTTTGGGAATTAGTCCATGGGATtttgccatcatttgatcttgtccaAGTCTCTTAGAAAAAAGGTGTCGAAAGTCTAACTTGCGGGTGACAGTAAGTAAATTACCACTTTCAAATCCACTCCAACAATTTTATGAATGGTGCTTCCGCATGCCTCACACATATGAGTGGATCCAAAGGATCCTATTGGGGAAGAGTATACAATATTATTCCTCTCATCCCAATGCTCTCACACGTAGGAGCATTTGTGATATCCACATACCCTTAGGTTTTGGTGAGAAGGGGTTAGAGGAGGTGAATGAGATCAATGTGGTACCTCCTGACCAGGGGAGGGGAGGTCATATGACACATATTGTATATACCATTCTAAGAGTCTTTGTAtggcttattattttattttttgcatctttctttttgggattttttgggaGGCTTTGTGGAAGGACTCAAAAGAGTCTTTGAGAAATTTCTATCAAACCCTCCTCATCtattaaggaaatattttgatatGATTCAATCTTTAGAATGCTATATTCCATTTTGTTGTAAATATGTTAGTGgaggcttttgatttgatttttaaatttcatctttctatgtcttttcttATGTATATGACACGTGTGTGAGGGTTTAGGCTCTCCCAAGTTGATCAGAGAAACTCATGTGTAGGGTGAGGGATATGTGGAACCTCCAAGGGAACGATTTTTTCTCGTTGAGAAGGAGATTTCTTGGGTATGAGTATCCTTGATTCTTTTGGAAAATCTGTGGAAAAATGGTTCGATATAATTTAGAAGGGATGTGAATTATATGGTGTTGGACTCCCTTAATGGATTTTACATCTGCATGGAGTATTTATATTGGGAAATCAAGTTTCTCATGGGCCTCTTAGCTTGGGGGTTGGTTGTGAGAAAGCCCAAATGTTGGAAGGTGAGCTCTCCATTGGCTTGTTTAAAAATTGtgttttgtaagattttttgtGGAATCAAATGGGGTGCTACCTTGACATtggaatgaaaatattcattctcatgtttgggttagaatttttattacattttttaaATGGGTTGGAGTAAGTTGttaaaaattttatcaaatgggtcCCTTGTAATGTTGTGTATATCAAGTTGataaatgatgatgttgttgtgtttAGAAGCGATTATATTTTACTTTTCTAAAAAATATACATATTGTTTAAGGGCTGAGTTTGTTTAAGAAATAACTTAGCGCTTGTGATAATTTGCATTTCATACGTTTAAAAGTTATTGATACTTAATGAACAAATTAAAGTTATTAGTAATAGTGGATTAAATTAGCTTTAAGAGTGTGAAATTTTCATgcacttttcttaatatttttagttAATAAAGTGAAGGGGATGTTTATCACGCAAATATTGTTCTCTTTGTTATCctacaaaataaaaaaacttgCTCTACTTAAACTTtggtttaaaattaaaaatagttatttgtaattagatgtgtatgttcacctatttaaaaatatatattttatacaaagtatatttacctttgtaaacacacacacacagcaAACTTGAGTTTGGGTTTCTAGTGTTACCATATCGGTTAAGGCCCCATTAAGCGGGTTTAGCatgataattaattcttttaagagaatttaatttaatataactttAGGAAATGAAAAACCTTAGGTGGAGTTGGTGTGCTAGGTTTTAGGATTTAACATGTCTTGGAATCGTTTAAATGTGATGTGGCCTCTCAAATTAATTAGTCAagtgaaataatttaatttatctaattgatAGTGAatggtaattaattaaattaaatctgaaATCAAAGTGTAGTatacttttatttcaaaaatttggttttaaaagaaaGTAAAATATCAGCTTAGGATTGAGAAAATTCACTCTTTATTTCGTTTTAATTTAGTTGAGTTGGACTCTTCAGAAGAATAAACTATCGTTGTGGCTAATATTTAGTTAAAACAAACagtatatttacttattaaaaatatttaatagaaaattatCATTTATTCGTTTGCCGCATTTAATCTCTTTATATATCATTGGTAATTAGttaaaatttgttaaatttatatataatttagctTAGTTAGGGTTTACTTAGCTATAGGTGTTAGGTCACGCCATAGAGGCCCGACCGGTTCACTACCAATTAGGAATTAGAGGGAATGTTGCCTTCAGGAGTTCCTCCCTTGAGACATGTTGCGTAAGGGTTCCAAATCTCGATCACCTTATCATTCTTGTTTTACGTTGTGCGAAATGAGTGTCATAACGCCCACTCGTCTTATTCCTTTTCTCACCTCGTCTAGCATGAGTCCTATGACGTTGAGTATGTAACATATACATGCACATGCCACGATGAATTTGCCTTGTACACCAAGTTCATCCTTTCAATCACAAAACAACCCattctcttatttatttatttaaattctcgcAACCAAACTCTATAATTAACATGAATCCTTAATATTATAAAccaaaaatattaatgataatttagaACTATTCTTTGTTTTAAAGGCTCACGAATATAACacgtatatttttataataaaactgAGATTATCCTACCCGAGCGTAAAAAGGTTTTCAAGAAAGACGCAATATAAAGCATGCATGGACGGTGTTTGTGTCAACATCCAAGAAAATTTCCTCTTTTACCAATTCTGAGACGGCTGAGAAAAATGTATATATTAGTTCCTTTGAAGAAGGCCATCGCTCCAATAAAGTCTAATCGTTTCCACATTACTAAATTAATGGCGGTGGCGAGAATATGAGGAAGAATACGTCTAAGGCAGGAGGTAAGCTGATCTTCAGATAAGCATATGCAGcagaagatagaaaatttcaacGATAATGAAAGAATGGTGAGAATACATCTGCGGTAGCAGGTGAGATAGCCATATGCTGCAGCAAGACTTACTCTGACGTATCGAAAAGAGCAACAACTCTGGaagtatattattataatattacaagGATTGGTGATTTAATATACGGAGTGAAGATGAATTAGTCATAAGGTTTGGGCTATATAAAGCTTGTAATGGGCTTGTAACACACATTCATATCCTTCTGAGCTCTTGTACTATCTGCGTTTCTATTATAATGGCTAACCGAATGATTTACTTCACACTGGGACTTTTTCTGTTGATATGTTGTTACAGCGACAGGGTCATGGCAGGGGATTCCGATCCCTTGCAAGATTTCTGCGTTGCAGATGAGGAAAGCAAAGGTGAGTAAAAAACTTTATACATAAACAATGGTAATGATTTGCTTATTAGACGAGTCGAGTTAGtaatagattgatttgattttgcTTTAAACAGTTTTGGTGAACGGGTTCGTTTGCAAAGACCCAATGCAAGTTTCAGCAGACGACTTCTTCTTCCGGGGACTTGGGCAGGCAGGGAACACCGACAATGATGTGGGCTCCAACGTAACGATGGCGAACGTTAAACAGATACCAGGCCTCAATACGTTGGGAATATCGTTGGTCCGCATCGACTACGCAgtgggtggaataaatcctcctcacacacacccaagagccaccgaagttcttgttttactggaaggccagcttcttgtgggtttcattgacaccaacaacaagtttttcagcaaaacgttggagaagggagatgtgtttgtgtttccaaaggcacttgtgcatttccagcagaatgtggggCATGAAAATGCGGTGGCCATATCTGCATTGAGCAGCCAGCTTCCGGGAGTTCAGACAATCGCCAACTCTCTGTTTGCAGCGGATCCTCCTCTCCCAGATTCCGTATTGGCCAAGGCCTTCCGCATCACACAGGAAGTTGTGGATTACATTCAGAAGAAATTCGCATAAGAATTTGCTGTGTTctatcaaacaaaacaatcaagaGGGGACCAAGTCTTTCCCAAATTCTTTTTCCTTGCCGTTCAATAAAACAATCTTTCTAGAGTTATTGCCGTCCTCTTCTGCTATTCATAGCATCTGTTTTGAACATGACTATATCCTCCGCATAttccaaagatgaaggattaattTGAAGCATCTGAAGGCATTTATGAATATTTTATACAAGAGCATCCTTGTATTAGGTATACATTCATTTGCAACATGTTAACAATATATTCTTTAACATAAATATtgcaggaacaacaacaaacaaagtgcTTGACTTGGATAGAATGAGTAACACTATAATTCTTGCATGCCAATCTGTCAAGGGTGTTCTTTAACATAGTCTTAACCTCATTTTAGCTCTGACATAAAAGGTGAATGGTTTGGAAGTAGGAAATAGTTATTGGGAAATATAATTAGTAGTTGTTCTTCAAATCACCCTCACAATCATCCAATGCTTCAAGACTCCCCATCAAAGAAGTCATTCCAGAAGGTTAGGGACTCTCCTCAAGATAAGAATGATTGCTCTAATAAATATAGTATACCTTCGATGGAATGCAATACGGTTTCATTATGTCTAAATTCCAAGAAAATCCATAGAACTAGAATATCCATTGCATCCAATATCGCAATATTTTATCGGGGATAATATGATAACCTTGACACATATTACACCTATTCTTACATCAATCTACCTACATAAGGGTTATGATTGAGGGGCCTCTTGTATTAAACATTTCTAATaagttggaatgacatggaaaatctaagacagtgaagaTAGATTATTGATAATAACACAATTCATTTACATGGTGTTAATTATGAGGGTAATTAATTTATGGCTTCCCAAAATAAGCTTTTCTAAATCTCCCCTAATTCATTCCTACGTTATAATAAATATGTCAATGTGGATGTTATGTATGAAGATCTAAATACTAAAGGGAAAAAGGATAATGCTCATGTTGATTTTAAAAACTTTGTATgtaatattaaaaatatgattagttgaaaaatttagcaatatattACCTTGTTCAATCATAAACTATCAGTTCGGttacaaaaaaaattcctcaaaccatttcctccttgtataagcatttctatagatcatcaaatatgatAACCAATAATTTAACCATAGGTTTCCTATCAAAGCAAATGCAAATCTGCATATGTGAATAAGCACAATAGGATAGGAAAATATTGTTGCCGTAGGCCATGTATGTTTCATGCGGGAAAAATATTATTGTTGCAAGCCTAAGAGGTGCATAAAGGAGCTCCTTGGATCCATGGATATGCAGGTGTAAGTTTGAGAAATATGTGAAGGCGGAGGATATTTTCATATTGAAGCCATTTGCTAATTGATATGAGGAAGATAAAAGTGTCGTCATATTGAGAAGTTGTCAATTACACTGTAATGAAGAATAAGATAATAGATATAACTGATACATTATCGGTGAGATATGTCAATTTtataatcttctatttttcctatgTATTTTTAGGGGTTCAAATGAATAAAGCTTCATATATAGCCCCTCTAGCGATCAGTTCATTGTGAAGCTTAAAAGCCTCTTCCGTCATGCCTTGGATGTCTATACCTCAAATAATCTAGTAATATGAGAAGTTTCATTGCGCTTGCATCCATCTCCAACTGTATCGATCAATATATTAATTATCAAGCCCATTCTACATTGTTCACATAGATAACAAATAAGGCTATTGTAAGATGACACATTGCTCTGATAGATTGTGCTTATGATCTTTTCTTTAGCATGTCTAATGCCACATATGTGATCCCTTGCCTACGCAAATAGGGAGTCAATGAGGTATAAGTAATTACTTGATCATGTTCCACGAGGAATCTATTTATTCACCGGGTTTCTCGTCTCTCTATGAAAGATTCGCACGTCAATCATATGAGTCCTGCAAATAGTGGTGGTTCACTAGCACAAATAATTCATGACATTCACTAAACCTAGGGTTCTCTCTCAAGGTCATTGTGGTTAATGCTACACCAAAATAGAATAATGTGGCTTTGGTTATTTATGTACAAGATTCaagttgggaaaatccaaaatattggAAAATGTAGACAAAATGCATGACCCAATGGTGAGCAATATCTccgatattttttatgttttgcaagaacttgagttaTTGTTCATTATTTGAGTAAGTGGTCTTAATAACATGCATCCAAATAAAAGAGAGTGATTGCAAATTCTAGAATTGAGGTAgatcttcaaaggaaaggacaaaacaATAGCGGACATGTTGCATCGAGTTGAGCCATATGTGACCTTagatatccaaatttaaaaaatgtaaaagagaCAATTTACATTAAATGATATAGAACTCTAGATAACCAATAGATTTATTTGACTCACAAATTTGTCATTGAAGAGGTTTTAGGTCAATACAATACAACTAATTCAGGTCAATAATCTATTGTTGCAAGTCTTTACAAATATGATGTCATTTCCTATCACCGAGTCATCCATAGGTGATCATTCCTTTGGTTTTAGCTTGACGATCTATCTAGATCACATACCGGTTCCATAATTTGCATCGTAAGATCTTTTATATTGGTTCCATCATTCTAATATATCTCCACTTGCACTAAAATCAGGAATCCCCATTAAAAATAGGGTTTTAAGGAAATATATTTCAATAGAACATGCTCTATCCATATTGTTGACACAAATTTGAGTCAatcatttcataattttttcaCCCTCAAATCGAAAAATATAAACTAGTGATAAATTTTTACAACCTttcgaaaaatataaaaatataagaaaatcatgTCCTAACTGACTGAGGAGAAAATTTATGAAAACCCCTAAAATTGTAATGAGTTACTCAAAATGAATTCAAATCTAGACTTCTGGTGGATCAATGTGCCCTTGTTTAACCACCTAGAATAAATAAAAACAACGATCACTGTTTTGCAACACTAAGAGTGAATTTTGTGGAACCCCTAAGTTCACAATAGCTACCTCAAATATGCTAAAAATCAATATTGTAATAGACTGGACAAGTTCTTGATTAAAAGCCTCTATGAATTATAATTTTCTTTTGTCAAATCGAGAGAGATATGAGCTTCACATGTTGACCTTCTTAATTGATATACAAAAATAGAATAATGCCTTGAGGTCCGATAACAGTTTATAATATTCCTTATGGAAGAATTCGCTACATACTATATCTCCAAGAGACTCCAAATGCAATGTCGTATTCAACACATGTCTTTGCAATGACAATCGTGTCCTATATCTAGAACTCCTAGCAATATAACTGAGGTGTAAACCACTAAATTCATCTAGGCCTCCTAATTATCTAATATAGCTTATGACCAATTATAACTAATTTAAGGTATGTGTACCACATGTTGGCATATGCATTGAATAAcatacattataatatcatatcctTGGCTACATAATA
Coding sequences:
- the LOC131864139 gene encoding germin-like protein 8-2, which produces MANRMIYFTLGLFLLICCYSDRVMAGDSDPLQDFCVADEESKVLVNGFVCKDPMQVSADDFFFRGLGQAGNTDNDVGSNVTMANVKQIPGLNTLGISLVRIDYAQNVGHENAVAISALSSQLPGVQTIANSLFAADPPLPDSVLAKAFRITQEVVDYIQKKFA